In Macrobrachium rosenbergii isolate ZJJX-2024 chromosome 6, ASM4041242v1, whole genome shotgun sequence, a genomic segment contains:
- the LOC136839692 gene encoding zinc finger MYM-type protein 1-like, translated as MIGMVRWKGFQSQALDIALETANREVQAARDKEKQRNREILDRLISITLYLARQGLPFRGDGEISTSENRGNFLELVEMFSKYDSVVQLHLDVIKEKQDILKRPQVSLLSNRTQNDLIKALAISVFNVQSTTGEALEKEVISMLNANNLNIDDVRGQGYDGAANMSGIYNGLQSRLQRQNPKALYVHCHAHCLNLVLVESAKSSIQFITFSAWWRNCMLLLLTLQNGMLHSWRSKSNVSEDRPLELQKLSDTRWACRESALRTMKKVIPALKQFLEEIVQKDPPDTSAGEASILLKSINFEFLVCLEIATPVFQETAYASNALQLKDLDLAASYRIVDGVLQSLRELRNDEKFQEIFTKVKDRAESMAINLPTVIPGQGRRRKMPERYKYSATSATTEDQQYQTLDDYYRESIL; from the exons ATGATTGGTATGGTTCGATGGAAAGGATTCCAGAGCCAAGCATTAGATATTGCATTAGAAACAGCAAATAGAGAAGTACAAGCTGCTAGAGACAAAGAGAAGCAGAGAAACCGAGAAATTTTAGACAGGTTGATCTCCATCACACTATACTTGGCAAGACAAGGTTTGCCATTTAGGGGCGACGGAGAAATCTCTACCAGTGAAAATCGAGGAAATTTTCTTGAACTTGTAGAAATGTTTAGCAAGTATGACAGCGTTGTTCAATTGCACCttgatgtaattaaagaaaaacaagatatacTGAAAAGACCCCAAGTGTCACTACTTTCAAACAGGACTCAGAATGACCTGATCAAGGCTTTGGCCATTTCA GTATTCAATGTTCAATCAACAACTGGTGAGGCACTGGAGAAAGAAGTGATCTCTATGCTTAATGCAAATAACCTAAACATAGATGATGTGCGAGGGCAAGGATATGATGGGGCAGCAAATATGAGTGGAATATACAACGGATTGCAGTCCAGACTCCAGAGACAGAACCCAAAGGCACTCTATGTACATTGTCATGCACATTGCCTAAATCTAGTCTTAGTTGAAAGTGCCAAATCAAGTATTCAGTTTATAACTTTTTCAGCTTGGTGGAGAAATTGTATGCTTTTGTTGCTAACTCTTCAAAACGGCATGCTGCATTCATGGAGATCCAAAAGCAATGTATCAGAAGATCGCCCACTTGAACTTCAGAAGCTATCAGACacaagatgggcttgcagagaatCAGCTCTTAGAACTATGAAGAAGGTCATCCCAGCTCTGAAGCAGTTTCTAGAAGAGATAGTGCAAAAGGATCCTCCTGACACGTCAGCAGGGGAGGCCTCAATATTGCTGAAAAGTATTAACTTTGAATTTCTTGTTTGTCTTGAGATTGCTACCCCAGTTTTTCAAGAAACTGCCTATGCATCTAATGCACTACAACTGAAAGACCTTGATTTAGCTGCTTCCTATAGAATTGTGGATGGAGTGCTACAAAGCTTGAGAGAGTTAAGAAATGATGAGAAGTTTCAAGAGATTTTTACAAAAGTCAAAGACAGAGCTGAATCTATGGCCATCAACCTCCCCACTGTGATTCCTGGACAaggcagaagaaggaaaatgcctGAAAGATACAAGTATAGTGCTACATCTGCTACTACTGAGGACCAGCAATATCAGACCTTGGATGATTACTACCGCGAGagtattttatga